One Anthonomus grandis grandis chromosome 12, icAntGran1.3, whole genome shotgun sequence DNA window includes the following coding sequences:
- the LOC126743005 gene encoding threonine--tRNA ligase 1, cytoplasmic isoform X2 — MSEKVEESVKNLQINDKQKATKMKKEKPKQNPSGDKSSVSELVPPPSFIEERLKLWDKLKAQYEAELASKPETPIKVTLPDGKVVDAVAWKTTVYDIAKGISQGLADNAVISKVNGVLWDLDRPLETDCKVQLLKFDDPEAQAVFWHSTAHMLGEALERIYGGCLCYGPPIENGFYYDMWLDDKGISQTEFSYIEGLMKNIAKEKQPFERLEMKKEDLLEMFKYNPFKVRILNEKVDTPTTTVYRCGPLIDLCRGPHVRHTGKVKALKVTKNSSTYWEGKADAETLQRVYGISFPDNKQLKEWEKFQEEAAKRDHRKIGKEQELFFFHELSPGSCFFQPRGTHIYNSLVDLIKKEYRKRGFQEVVTPNIYNAKLWQTSGHWAHYADNMFSFDVEKEKFALKPMNCPGHCLIFDNRIRSWRELPLRLADFGVLHRNELSGALTGLTRVRRFQQDDAHIFCAPEQIKQEMKSCLDFLKHVYSIFGFTFDLVLSTRPEKYLGEVEMWNEAEKALSESLNDFGQAWKENPGDGAFYGPKIDITIKDALNRSHQCATIQLDFQLPIRFNLSFVGESGEKKRPVIIHRAILGSVERMIAILTENYGGKWPFWISPRQVMVVPVGPNYDQYAEEVKQKLYESGFMAEVDVDHGDTLNKKIRNAQLAQFNFILVVGEKEKTSNTVNVRTRDNVVHGEISVQGLIEKLTIMRDNYVQGEDKF; from the exons ATGAGTGAAAAAGTCGAAGAATCAGTGAAAAATCTCCAAATAAACGATAAACAAAAG GCAACAAAAATGAAGAAGGAAAAACCAAAGCAGAACCCATCAGGTGATAAATCTTCGGTAAGTGAACTGGTGCCTCCTCCCTCTTTTATTGAGGAGAGGCTGAAACTGTGGGACAAACTTAAGGCCCAATATGAGGCCGAACTTGCCTCTAAGCCCGAGACTCCCATCAAAGTAACACTTCCTGATGGCAAAGTGGTTGATGCTGTTGCTTGGAAGACTACTGTGTACGATATCGCCAAAGGAATCAG TCAAGGTTTAGCAGACAATGCAGTCATTTCAAAGGTAAACGGAGTCTTATGGGACTTGGATAGGCCTTTAGAAACTGACTGTAAAGttcaacttttaaaatttgatgatCCTGAAGCTCAGGCAGTTTTTTGGCATTCTACTGCTCATATGCTGGGCGAGGCCCTTGAAAGAATTTATGGTGGTTGTCTTTGTTATGGCCCGCCTATAGAAAATGGGTTTTATTATGACATGTGGCTGGATGACAAAGGA ATCTCCCAAACTGAATTCTCTTATATAGAAGGCCTTATGAAGAATATAGCAAAAGAGAAGCAACCGTTTGAGAGGCTCGAAATGAAAAAAGAAGACCTGCTAGAGATGTTCAAATATAACCCATTTAAAGTGAGGATTTTGAACGAGAAGGTGGACACACCCACCACCACTGTGTACAGGTGTGGACCCCTTATTGATCTCTGCAGGGGGCCCCATGTAAGGCACACTGGGAAAGTGAAAGCCTTAAAAGTGACCAAGAACTCTTCGACATATTGGGAAGGCAAAGCCGACGCTGAAACTTTACAGAGAGTTTATGGCATAAGTTTCCCAGATAATAAACAGCTTAAGGAGTGGGAAAAGTTCCAGGAAGAGGCTGCCAAGAGGGACCACAGAAAAATCGGAAAA GAGCAAGAACTCTTCTTCTTTCATGAGCTATCGCCCGGTTCGTGTTTCTTCCAACCACGAGGGACCCACATCTACAATTCCCTGGTGGATCTAATTAAGAAAGAGTACCGAAAACGGGGTTTCCAAGAGGTCGTAACGCCGAACATTTACAATGCCAAACTGTGGCAAACTTCGGGCCATTGGGCCCACTATGCGGACAATATGTTCTCTTTCGATGTCGAGAAGGAAAAGTTCGCGTTGAAACCCATGAATTGTCCGGGGCACTGTTTGATATTCGATAACAGGATCAGATCGTGGCGGGAGTTGCCTTTGAGGTTGGCGGATTTCGGGGTGTTGCATCGGAACGAGCTGAGCGGGGCACTCACGGGTTTAACTAGAGTCAGGag GTTCCAGCAGGACGACGCGCACATTTTCTGCGCCCCCGAACAAATCAAGCAGGAAATGAAGAGTTGTCTTGACTTCTTGAAGCACGTCTACTCGATTTTCGGGTTTACGTTCGACCTGGTGCTCAGCACCAGACCCGAAAAGTACCTGGGCGAGGTGGAGATGTGGAACGAGGCCGAAAAAGCCCTGAGCGAGTCCCTGAACGACTTCGGACAAGCGTGGAAAGAAAACCCCGGAGACGGAGCCTTTTACGGCCCCAAGATCGATATTACCATTAAGGACGCGTTAAATCGTTCGCATCAGTGTGCCACGATACAGCTCGATTTTCAGTTACCTATTAGGTTTAATTTGTCCTTTGTCGG TGAAAGCGGCGAAAAGAAACGGCCGGTAATAATTCACAGGGCCATCTTGGGTTCGGTGGAGAGAATGATCGCCATCTTGACCGAGAATTATGGTGGAAAATGGCCGTTTTGGATTTCGCCAAGGCAG gttatggtGGTCCCAGTCGGTCCAAACTACGACCAATACGCGGAGGAAGTGAAACAAAAACTCTACGAGTCCGGATTTATGGCGGAAGTCGATGTGGACCACGGAGACACTTTGAACAAGAAAATTAGAAACGCACAGTTGGCTCAGTTCAACTTCATTCTCG ttgtGGGTGAAAAAGAGAAGACCAGTAACACCGTAAACGTGCGTACCAGGGACAACGTGGTGCATGGGGAAATATCGGTGCAAGGATTGATTGAAAAACTGACGATCATGAGGGATAATTACGTCCAAGGGGAGGATAAATTTTAA
- the LOC126743005 gene encoding threonine--tRNA ligase 1, cytoplasmic isoform X1: MLKVLSYSRAALPLNRRSLATLATKMKKEKPKQNPSGDKSSVSELVPPPSFIEERLKLWDKLKAQYEAELASKPETPIKVTLPDGKVVDAVAWKTTVYDIAKGISQGLADNAVISKVNGVLWDLDRPLETDCKVQLLKFDDPEAQAVFWHSTAHMLGEALERIYGGCLCYGPPIENGFYYDMWLDDKGISQTEFSYIEGLMKNIAKEKQPFERLEMKKEDLLEMFKYNPFKVRILNEKVDTPTTTVYRCGPLIDLCRGPHVRHTGKVKALKVTKNSSTYWEGKADAETLQRVYGISFPDNKQLKEWEKFQEEAAKRDHRKIGKEQELFFFHELSPGSCFFQPRGTHIYNSLVDLIKKEYRKRGFQEVVTPNIYNAKLWQTSGHWAHYADNMFSFDVEKEKFALKPMNCPGHCLIFDNRIRSWRELPLRLADFGVLHRNELSGALTGLTRVRRFQQDDAHIFCAPEQIKQEMKSCLDFLKHVYSIFGFTFDLVLSTRPEKYLGEVEMWNEAEKALSESLNDFGQAWKENPGDGAFYGPKIDITIKDALNRSHQCATIQLDFQLPIRFNLSFVGESGEKKRPVIIHRAILGSVERMIAILTENYGGKWPFWISPRQVMVVPVGPNYDQYAEEVKQKLYESGFMAEVDVDHGDTLNKKIRNAQLAQFNFILVVGEKEKTSNTVNVRTRDNVVHGEISVQGLIEKLTIMRDNYVQGEDKF; the protein is encoded by the exons atgtTGAAGGTTCTAAGTTATTCGCGAGCTGCACTGCCTTTAAACCGGCGTAGTTTAGCCACATTG GCAACAAAAATGAAGAAGGAAAAACCAAAGCAGAACCCATCAGGTGATAAATCTTCGGTAAGTGAACTGGTGCCTCCTCCCTCTTTTATTGAGGAGAGGCTGAAACTGTGGGACAAACTTAAGGCCCAATATGAGGCCGAACTTGCCTCTAAGCCCGAGACTCCCATCAAAGTAACACTTCCTGATGGCAAAGTGGTTGATGCTGTTGCTTGGAAGACTACTGTGTACGATATCGCCAAAGGAATCAG TCAAGGTTTAGCAGACAATGCAGTCATTTCAAAGGTAAACGGAGTCTTATGGGACTTGGATAGGCCTTTAGAAACTGACTGTAAAGttcaacttttaaaatttgatgatCCTGAAGCTCAGGCAGTTTTTTGGCATTCTACTGCTCATATGCTGGGCGAGGCCCTTGAAAGAATTTATGGTGGTTGTCTTTGTTATGGCCCGCCTATAGAAAATGGGTTTTATTATGACATGTGGCTGGATGACAAAGGA ATCTCCCAAACTGAATTCTCTTATATAGAAGGCCTTATGAAGAATATAGCAAAAGAGAAGCAACCGTTTGAGAGGCTCGAAATGAAAAAAGAAGACCTGCTAGAGATGTTCAAATATAACCCATTTAAAGTGAGGATTTTGAACGAGAAGGTGGACACACCCACCACCACTGTGTACAGGTGTGGACCCCTTATTGATCTCTGCAGGGGGCCCCATGTAAGGCACACTGGGAAAGTGAAAGCCTTAAAAGTGACCAAGAACTCTTCGACATATTGGGAAGGCAAAGCCGACGCTGAAACTTTACAGAGAGTTTATGGCATAAGTTTCCCAGATAATAAACAGCTTAAGGAGTGGGAAAAGTTCCAGGAAGAGGCTGCCAAGAGGGACCACAGAAAAATCGGAAAA GAGCAAGAACTCTTCTTCTTTCATGAGCTATCGCCCGGTTCGTGTTTCTTCCAACCACGAGGGACCCACATCTACAATTCCCTGGTGGATCTAATTAAGAAAGAGTACCGAAAACGGGGTTTCCAAGAGGTCGTAACGCCGAACATTTACAATGCCAAACTGTGGCAAACTTCGGGCCATTGGGCCCACTATGCGGACAATATGTTCTCTTTCGATGTCGAGAAGGAAAAGTTCGCGTTGAAACCCATGAATTGTCCGGGGCACTGTTTGATATTCGATAACAGGATCAGATCGTGGCGGGAGTTGCCTTTGAGGTTGGCGGATTTCGGGGTGTTGCATCGGAACGAGCTGAGCGGGGCACTCACGGGTTTAACTAGAGTCAGGag GTTCCAGCAGGACGACGCGCACATTTTCTGCGCCCCCGAACAAATCAAGCAGGAAATGAAGAGTTGTCTTGACTTCTTGAAGCACGTCTACTCGATTTTCGGGTTTACGTTCGACCTGGTGCTCAGCACCAGACCCGAAAAGTACCTGGGCGAGGTGGAGATGTGGAACGAGGCCGAAAAAGCCCTGAGCGAGTCCCTGAACGACTTCGGACAAGCGTGGAAAGAAAACCCCGGAGACGGAGCCTTTTACGGCCCCAAGATCGATATTACCATTAAGGACGCGTTAAATCGTTCGCATCAGTGTGCCACGATACAGCTCGATTTTCAGTTACCTATTAGGTTTAATTTGTCCTTTGTCGG TGAAAGCGGCGAAAAGAAACGGCCGGTAATAATTCACAGGGCCATCTTGGGTTCGGTGGAGAGAATGATCGCCATCTTGACCGAGAATTATGGTGGAAAATGGCCGTTTTGGATTTCGCCAAGGCAG gttatggtGGTCCCAGTCGGTCCAAACTACGACCAATACGCGGAGGAAGTGAAACAAAAACTCTACGAGTCCGGATTTATGGCGGAAGTCGATGTGGACCACGGAGACACTTTGAACAAGAAAATTAGAAACGCACAGTTGGCTCAGTTCAACTTCATTCTCG ttgtGGGTGAAAAAGAGAAGACCAGTAACACCGTAAACGTGCGTACCAGGGACAACGTGGTGCATGGGGAAATATCGGTGCAAGGATTGATTGAAAAACTGACGATCATGAGGGATAATTACGTCCAAGGGGAGGATAAATTTTAA
- the LOC126742991 gene encoding mitochondrial tRNA-specific 2-thiouridylase 1: MIRRVALGISGGVDSAVAALLLKNKGYDVQGVFMKNWDIADEKGSCRADEDYKDASYICNQLNIKLHHVNFVKEYWNEVFCNLIKEYESGMTPNPDILCNRNVKFNYFYKYAMEHLKADAIATGHYARTSFGPYLENFNPNESVRLLRAEDARKDQTFFLCQVRQEALRRTMFPLGDLIKFEVKQLAAQNNLEKIALKHESMGICFIGSRNFQEFIQEYIEDKPGKFVDIDTGEVVGEHKGLHQWTLGQRSRLHSLPDAYFICRKSLQDSIIYVAQGTNHPALYSSLFFTLPPHWIHSQPKELQRGELLQCEFKFQHTQTWAPCRILQSDEGLVVRLEYPKRALTPGQYAVFYKDKECLGSSRILNAGVSDFMLNYNVKRAEISSIKEESVNKVVSNC; this comes from the exons ATGATACGACGGGTAGCCCTAGGAATATCGGGGGGCGTAGACAGTGCCGTGGCAGccctacttttaaaaaataaag GGTATGACGTTCAAGGAGTTTTCATGAAAAACTGGGACATCGCTGACGAAAAAGGCAGCTGTAGGGCTGACGAGGATTACAAAGATGCCAGTTATATATGTAATCAATTAAATATCAAGTTGCATCACGTTAATTTTGTTAAAGAGTATTGGAACGAGGTGTTTTG taatttaataaaggAATATGAGAGTGGAATGACCCCAAACCCTGACATATTGTGCAATAGAaacgttaaatttaattatttttataaatatgctATGGAGCATTTAAAAGCTGATGCCATTGCAACTGGGCATTATGCCAGGACTAGTTTTGGGccatatttagaaaattttaacccTAATGAAt CTGTAAGGCTACTACGAGCAGAAGATGCTAGAAAAGACCAGACATTCTTTCTTTGCCAAGTTCGTCAAGAGGCTTTAAGAAGGACAATGTTTCCATTGGGGGACTTAATAAAGTTTGAGGTGAAACAGCTTGCGGCACagaataatttggaaaaaattgccTTAAAACATGAAAGTATGGGTATTTGTTTTATAGGCTCCAGAAATTTCCAAGAGTTCATACAAGAA tatattgaGGATAAACCTGGTAAGTTTGTAGATATTGACACAGGCGAGGTGGTAGGTGAGCATAAGGGCCTTCACCAATGGACTTTAGGGCAAAGGTCAAGGCTTCACAGTCTTCCAGATGCATATTTCATATGTAGGAAAAGCTTGCAAGACAGCATTATTTATGTG GCTCAAGGAACAAACCATCCCGCCCTTTATTCGAGCCTGTTCTTCACATTACCACCCCATTGGATTCACTCCCAACCCAAGGAACTTCAGAGAGGCGAACTGTTACAATGCGAGTTTAAATTTCAACACACCCAAACCTGGGCCCCTTGCCGAATTCTGCAATCCGATGAAGGGCTCGTTGTTAGGTTAGAATATCCTAAAAGGGCCCTAACTCCAGGACAATACGCCGTTTTTTATAAGGACAAAGAGTGTCTGGGAAGCTCGAGAATATTAAATGCGGGAGTCAGTGATTTTATGTTGAATTATAATGTTAAAAGGGCTGAAATTAGTAGTATTAAGGAAGAATCTGTGAATAAAGTGGTTAGTAATTGTTGA